Proteins found in one Nocardia brasiliensis ATCC 700358 genomic segment:
- a CDS encoding precorrin-2 C(20)-methyltransferase, translated as MTDTTSTPGKLWGVGLGPGDPELVTVKAARVIAAADVIAFHSARHGRSISRGIAAPYMRADQLEEHLVYPVTTETTDHPGGYQGAIDEFYEQAAQRLSTHLAAGRSVALLAAGDPLFYSSYMHMHRRLADRFETEIIPGITSVSAASAALGTPLVEGEQVLTVLPGTMPVDELTRRLRDTEAAAIMKLGRTYPGVRQALSDSGRLDDAYYVERASSTRQRVLRAADVADADVPYFAITVVPGPSPTTIPTLSANSTAVQQVSGSSRNRSADPGHMENSSPTTPSDGPEPKPVAAQLEEQDTAQKVLAARVTHPASSDREQYPLAGATTEPALDTTGAADSDHVTVVRHEPSAKTSAADEPAIGTAGAIGGGHLTVVGLGPGAAAWTTSEVLEALSDATDLVGYTTYLNRVPVRPGQRRHASDNRVESERAAMALDLARRGARVVVVSSGDPGVFAMAAAVLEEAGDPQWAGVPVRVLPGLTAANAVASRVGAPLGHDYAMISLSDRLKPWEVVAQRLSAVAAADMAIAVYNPASSQRTWQVGAMRELLLEHRKPDTPVVLGRDVGGPAESVRVVALGELDPADVDMRTLLIIGASTTVATETDHGVRVYTSRRYAGAGDARSSNA; from the coding sequence ATGACCGATACGACGAGCACACCCGGCAAACTGTGGGGTGTCGGGCTCGGTCCCGGCGATCCGGAACTGGTCACGGTGAAGGCGGCGCGGGTGATCGCCGCCGCCGACGTGATCGCGTTCCACAGCGCGCGGCACGGGCGCAGCATCTCGCGCGGCATCGCCGCACCGTACATGCGCGCGGACCAGCTCGAGGAGCATCTCGTCTACCCGGTGACGACCGAGACCACCGACCACCCCGGCGGCTATCAGGGCGCCATCGACGAGTTCTACGAGCAGGCCGCGCAACGGCTGTCCACCCATCTGGCGGCGGGCCGGTCGGTGGCGTTGCTCGCCGCGGGCGACCCGCTCTTCTACAGCTCCTACATGCATATGCACCGGCGGCTGGCCGATCGCTTCGAGACCGAGATCATTCCGGGCATCACCTCGGTGAGCGCCGCGTCGGCCGCGCTCGGCACCCCGCTGGTCGAGGGCGAGCAGGTGCTGACCGTGCTGCCCGGCACCATGCCGGTGGACGAACTCACCCGGCGGCTGCGCGATACCGAGGCCGCCGCCATCATGAAACTCGGCCGCACCTATCCCGGTGTACGCCAGGCACTTTCCGACTCGGGGCGGCTCGACGACGCGTACTACGTCGAACGGGCGAGCAGCACCCGGCAGCGGGTACTGCGGGCTGCCGACGTAGCCGACGCGGACGTACCGTACTTCGCCATCACCGTGGTCCCCGGCCCCAGCCCGACCACAATCCCCACCTTGTCCGCGAATTCCACTGCCGTGCAACAGGTCTCCGGGTCGAGCCGCAATCGCTCCGCCGACCCGGGCCATATGGAGAACAGCTCCCCGACAACGCCATCCGACGGGCCAGAGCCCAAACCTGTTGCCGCACAACTCGAGGAGCAGGACACCGCCCAGAAGGTCCTTGCGGCGCGGGTCACCCACCCAGCATCCAGCGACCGCGAGCAGTACCCCCTGGCCGGTGCCACGACGGAACCTGCCCTCGACACCACGGGTGCGGCCGATAGCGACCATGTCACAGTCGTCCGGCACGAGCCGAGCGCCAAAACGAGTGCCGCAGACGAGCCCGCCATCGGCACCGCGGGTGCCATCGGCGGCGGACACCTCACCGTCGTCGGCCTCGGCCCCGGGGCGGCGGCGTGGACGACCAGCGAGGTACTCGAAGCACTCTCGGACGCCACGGATCTCGTCGGCTACACCACCTACCTGAACCGGGTGCCCGTCCGCCCGGGACAGCGACGGCACGCCAGCGACAACCGGGTCGAATCGGAACGCGCCGCGATGGCACTGGATCTGGCGCGGCGCGGCGCGCGGGTCGTGGTGGTGTCGTCGGGTGATCCGGGGGTGTTCGCGATGGCGGCGGCCGTGCTGGAGGAGGCGGGCGATCCCCAGTGGGCCGGCGTGCCGGTGCGTGTGCTGCCCGGCCTCACCGCGGCGAACGCGGTCGCCAGCCGGGTCGGCGCACCGCTCGGCCACGACTACGCGATGATCTCGCTCTCCGACCGGCTCAAACCGTGGGAGGTTGTCGCGCAACGACTTTCCGCGGTGGCCGCCGCCGATATGGCGATCGCCGTCTACAACCCCGCCTCGTCGCAGCGCACCTGGCAGGTCGGCGCCATGCGTGAGCTGCTGCTGGAGCATCGCAAGCCGGATACGCCGGTGGTGCTCGGCCGCGATGTCGGCGGCCCGGCCGAGTCGGTGCGGGTGGTCGCACTCGGCGAGCTCGACCCGGCCGACGTCGACATGCGCACCCTGTTGATCATCGGCGCGTCGACCACCGTGGCCACCGAAACCGACCACGGGGTCCGCGTCTACACCTCGCGCCGGTACGCCGGGGCAGGCGACGCGCGGTCGTCGAACGCGTAG
- a CDS encoding PadR family transcriptional regulator encodes MTNTATSRKPLNSTAASLLGFLHEGPMSGWDLVAKAQDRIGDFWTITQSQVYRELATMDAAGLVEKGIPGARERTPYLITDAGREAFLEWIARDPGGENIRFPLLLTLSFGDHLDRAHLDRIIAANREIHQGRLSRYLDEDPTDLPPYARATLDFGIGYERAVLDWFDRLPELLGR; translated from the coding sequence TTGACGAACACCGCGACCAGCCGCAAGCCGTTGAACTCCACGGCGGCGTCGCTGCTCGGATTTCTGCACGAGGGCCCGATGTCGGGCTGGGATCTGGTGGCCAAGGCCCAGGACCGGATCGGTGACTTCTGGACGATCACCCAGAGCCAGGTCTACCGCGAACTCGCCACGATGGACGCGGCGGGACTGGTGGAGAAAGGCATCCCCGGGGCGCGCGAGCGCACCCCCTATCTGATCACCGACGCGGGCCGAGAAGCGTTCCTGGAGTGGATCGCCCGTGATCCGGGCGGCGAGAACATCCGCTTCCCGCTCTTGCTCACGCTCTCCTTCGGGGACCACCTCGATCGCGCGCACCTCGATCGCATCATCGCCGCCAACCGGGAGATCCATCAGGGCCGGCTGAGCAGGTATCTGGATGAGGACCCCACCGATCTACCGCCCTACGCCCGCGCCACACTGGATTTCGGCATCGGCTACGAACGCGCCGTGCTCGACTGGTTCGATCGCCTACCCGAGCTGCTCGGCCGCTGA
- a CDS encoding cobalt-precorrin-6A reductase — protein MKTLILGGTGEARELARIATGEPGFDIVSSLAGRVRDPVLPVGAVRVGGFGGVAGLSEWLAANGIETVVDATHPFAGAISANAAAAAASLGLPLVQLRRPGWTAGPGDRWIRVPDLTAAAKTVAEQGERVFLTIGRQGVAAFAGLSLPWFLIRAIDPPTDALPPRHELLLARGPFTLAEESRLLADRRIDLLVTKDSGGDRTEAKLAAARAAGVPVVVIERPPLPDGAVPMETVAQVWEWLRARRSAAEQLG, from the coding sequence CTGAAAACCCTGATTCTGGGCGGTACCGGGGAAGCCCGGGAACTCGCCCGCATCGCGACCGGCGAGCCGGGATTCGACATCGTCTCCTCGCTCGCCGGTCGCGTTCGCGACCCGGTGCTGCCGGTCGGCGCGGTGCGCGTCGGCGGCTTCGGCGGGGTCGCGGGTTTGTCGGAATGGTTGGCGGCCAACGGAATCGAGACCGTGGTCGACGCCACCCACCCGTTCGCGGGGGCGATCAGCGCCAATGCGGCCGCCGCCGCGGCATCGCTCGGCCTGCCCCTGGTGCAACTGCGGCGGCCGGGCTGGACCGCCGGGCCCGGCGATCGGTGGATTCGCGTGCCCGATCTGACCGCGGCCGCGAAAACCGTTGCCGAGCAAGGTGAACGCGTTTTCCTGACCATCGGCCGACAGGGTGTCGCCGCGTTCGCCGGCCTGAGCCTGCCATGGTTTCTGATCCGCGCCATCGACCCGCCGACCGATGCGCTACCGCCACGGCACGAATTGTTGCTGGCGCGTGGGCCTTTCACACTTGCTGAGGAATCCCGATTGCTCGCGGACCGGCGCATCGATCTGCTGGTCACCAAGGACAGCGGCGGCGACCGGACCGAGGCCAAGCTGGCCGCGGCCCGGGCGGCGGGGGTGCCGGTGGTCGTGATCGAGCGCCCGCCCCTGCCGGACGGGGCGGTGCCGATGGAAACTGTTGCGCAGGTGTGGGAATGGCTGCGGGCGCGGCGATCAGCGGCCGAGCAGCTCGGGTAG
- a CDS encoding bifunctional cobalt-precorrin-7 (C(5))-methyltransferase/cobalt-precorrin-6B (C(15))-methyltransferase, protein MGTMTQAWAGPPVAVVGIGADGWAGLTAAARDAVLGAAVLFGSARQLSLVPEGDSQRVAWPSPLVPALPELFERHNGARVCVLASGDPMFYGIGVTLARLLGPAALRVLPQPSSASLACARLGWPLAETPVVSVVGRALAGVLPDLVHGRRILVLSADQDTPAALAELLARNGFGDSGLTLLEQLGGPGERLVTGTAKHWPYPPGDPLNIVAIDCVADPARPRATRVPGLPDELFGGDGQLTKHEVRALTLAALAPAPGELLWDIGGGSGSIAIEWCRTHPGCRAVTFERSAGRRQQIADNAAALGVPQVLVRGAAPAELMHESGAPDAVFLGGGLTQPGLFETCWAQLRQGGRLVANAVTAESESLLLSWAAAHGGALRKFQIYRAEPLGSFTTWRPQLPVTQWSVVKVHNAEPRNAVRE, encoded by the coding sequence ATGGGCACGATGACTCAGGCGTGGGCGGGGCCGCCGGTGGCGGTCGTCGGCATCGGGGCCGACGGATGGGCCGGGTTGACTGCCGCGGCACGGGACGCGGTACTGGGTGCGGCGGTACTCTTCGGGTCGGCGCGGCAGCTTTCGCTTGTGCCGGAAGGGGATTCGCAGCGGGTGGCGTGGCCGTCGCCCTTGGTGCCGGCCTTGCCGGAGTTGTTCGAGCGCCACAACGGGGCGCGGGTGTGCGTGCTCGCCAGCGGGGATCCGATGTTCTACGGGATCGGCGTGACCTTGGCGCGGCTGCTGGGCCCGGCGGCGTTGCGGGTGCTGCCGCAGCCGTCCTCGGCCTCGCTGGCGTGCGCGCGCCTGGGCTGGCCGCTGGCCGAGACGCCCGTGGTGAGCGTGGTCGGGCGGGCGCTGGCGGGCGTACTCCCGGACCTGGTGCACGGCAGGCGCATCCTGGTATTGAGCGCCGACCAGGACACCCCGGCCGCGCTCGCGGAACTCCTGGCCCGCAACGGTTTCGGTGATTCTGGGCTGACCCTGCTCGAACAGCTCGGCGGCCCGGGCGAACGGCTGGTGACGGGGACGGCGAAGCACTGGCCGTACCCGCCGGGCGATCCGCTGAACATCGTGGCGATCGACTGCGTAGCCGATCCGGCCCGGCCGCGGGCGACGCGGGTGCCGGGCCTGCCGGACGAGTTGTTCGGCGGTGACGGTCAGCTCACCAAACATGAGGTGCGCGCCCTCACCCTCGCCGCGCTCGCCCCGGCGCCCGGCGAACTGCTGTGGGATATCGGCGGCGGTTCGGGCAGTATCGCGATCGAATGGTGCCGCACGCACCCCGGCTGTCGCGCAGTCACTTTCGAACGCTCGGCCGGGCGCAGGCAGCAGATCGCCGACAACGCGGCGGCGCTCGGCGTGCCACAGGTGCTGGTGCGCGGTGCCGCCCCCGCGGAGCTGATGCACGAATCCGGCGCGCCCGATGCGGTTTTCCTCGGCGGCGGGCTCACTCAGCCTGGCCTGTTCGAGACATGCTGGGCGCAGCTGCGCCAGGGCGGCCGGCTCGTCGCGAACGCGGTGACGGCCGAATCCGAATCGTTGCTGCTCAGCTGGGCGGCCGCGCACGGCGGTGCGTTGCGTAAGTTCCAGATCTATCGCGCGGAGCCGTTGGGATCGTTCACGACCTGGCGGCCGCAGTTGCCGGTCACGCAATGGTCGGTAGTGAAAGTGCACAATGCGGAGCCGCGCAATGCGGTCCGCGAATAA
- a CDS encoding SDR family NAD(P)-dependent oxidoreductase, producing the protein MGSRGIADGTVLLLGGRSEIGLEVARRLAPGQTVILAARRSGELSEQVAEIMAAGAEVVHCVEFDADDTAAHPALFEKLAAEHGQIGVAILAFGVLGDQARAEQDPAHALAVVHTDYVAQVGALTTLANMLRAQGDGQLVVFSSVAGMRVRRANYVYGSAKAGLDGFASGLSDALHDTGVHLLLVRTGFVIGRMTEGMEPAPFASTPSRVADAVVKGLHKRTRLVWYPRILQPIFFAMRLLPQSIWRRMPR; encoded by the coding sequence ATGGGATCGCGTGGGATTGCGGACGGGACGGTGTTGTTGCTCGGTGGGCGCAGTGAGATCGGACTGGAGGTGGCGCGGCGGCTGGCACCGGGACAGACGGTGATCCTCGCGGCGCGCCGCAGCGGTGAGCTGTCCGAACAGGTCGCCGAGATCATGGCTGCCGGTGCGGAAGTCGTGCACTGCGTGGAATTCGACGCGGACGACACGGCCGCGCACCCCGCGCTTTTCGAGAAGCTGGCGGCCGAGCACGGCCAGATCGGCGTCGCCATCCTCGCGTTCGGCGTGCTCGGCGATCAGGCCAGGGCCGAACAGGATCCGGCGCACGCGCTCGCCGTGGTGCACACCGATTATGTCGCCCAGGTCGGCGCGCTCACCACGCTCGCGAATATGCTGCGCGCACAAGGGGATGGGCAGCTCGTCGTGTTCAGTTCGGTGGCGGGCATGCGGGTCCGCCGGGCCAACTATGTGTACGGTTCGGCGAAGGCGGGGCTGGACGGTTTCGCCAGCGGCCTCTCGGATGCGTTGCACGACACGGGAGTTCACCTGCTCCTGGTGCGCACCGGCTTCGTGATCGGCCGGATGACCGAGGGTATGGAGCCCGCGCCCTTCGCCAGCACGCCGTCCCGGGTGGCCGACGCCGTGGTGAAGGGCCTGCACAAGCGCACCAGGCTGGTCTGGTACCCCCGCATCCTGCAACCGATATTCTTCGCCATGCGCCTGCTGCCCCAATCGATCTGGCGTCGGATGCCCCGGTGA
- a CDS encoding pyridoxamine 5'-phosphate oxidase family protein: MPTPSTELSPAALEFVTERHLATLTTVRANGTPHVTAVGFTWDAEAGLVRVITDGGSAKVRNVRRGGYAAVSQVEGRRWLTLEGPATVLDAPEDVAEAERRYAGRYRVPRENPTRVVIAIDVRRVLSSRTLLAPALEP; encoded by the coding sequence ATGCCGACCCCCAGCACCGAGCTGTCCCCCGCCGCGCTCGAGTTCGTCACCGAACGGCACCTCGCGACCCTCACCACGGTGCGCGCCAACGGGACACCGCACGTCACCGCGGTGGGCTTCACCTGGGATGCCGAGGCCGGACTCGTCCGGGTGATCACCGACGGCGGATCGGCCAAGGTGCGCAACGTCCGGCGCGGCGGTTACGCGGCCGTGAGCCAGGTCGAAGGGCGGCGGTGGCTCACGCTGGAGGGCCCGGCGACGGTCCTCGACGCCCCCGAGGACGTCGCCGAAGCCGAACGGCGCTACGCCGGGCGCTACCGCGTCCCCCGCGAGAACCCCACCCGCGTCGTCATCGCCATCGACGTCCGCCGCGTCCTCTCCAGCCGCACCCTGCTCGCCCCGGCCCTGGAACCGTAG
- a CDS encoding M24 family metallopeptidase, translated as MSSHTDARFAADVYGERLERAVALMRAAHLDALLITPGPDLRYLIGSAADSFERLTCLVIPADGATPSVVIPKMELAALEGSAAAELNLQVLDWVDGVDPYGLVKSALHVGSRVAVAEAMPALHLIPLAQSFTGLPSSATPVLREMRMIKDAAEIEALRRAGAAIDRVHARMGEFLQVGRTEAEVGADISAAVLEEGHTAAAFVIVGSGPHGADPHHGVSERRIEAGDVVVIDIGGPVEPGYYSDSTRTYAMGAPDPEIAARIAVLERAQAASVAAVRPGVTAASVDAAGRDLLVEAGFGPNFVHRTGHGIGLSVHEEPYIIEGNDLTLQTGMAFSIEPGIYFRGAWGARIEDIVVVTEDGCESMNQRPHGLTIL; from the coding sequence ATGAGCTCGCATACGGATGCCAGGTTCGCGGCGGATGTCTACGGTGAACGGTTGGAGCGGGCGGTGGCGCTGATGCGCGCCGCTCACCTGGACGCTTTGTTGATCACCCCGGGGCCGGATCTGCGGTACCTGATCGGCTCGGCGGCCGATTCGTTCGAGCGGTTGACCTGCCTGGTCATCCCTGCCGACGGGGCGACGCCGTCGGTCGTGATCCCGAAGATGGAACTGGCCGCGCTGGAAGGTTCCGCGGCGGCCGAGCTCAATCTGCAGGTGCTCGATTGGGTCGACGGCGTCGATCCGTACGGACTGGTGAAGTCCGCGCTGCACGTCGGCTCCCGGGTCGCGGTCGCCGAGGCGATGCCCGCGCTGCATCTCATCCCGCTGGCCCAGTCGTTCACCGGCCTGCCCTCCTCGGCCACGCCGGTGCTGCGGGAGATGCGCATGATCAAGGACGCCGCGGAAATCGAGGCGTTGCGCCGGGCCGGCGCCGCGATCGACCGGGTGCACGCGCGCATGGGCGAGTTCCTCCAGGTCGGCCGCACCGAAGCCGAGGTGGGCGCCGATATCTCGGCCGCCGTCCTCGAGGAGGGCCACACGGCCGCCGCGTTCGTCATCGTCGGCAGCGGACCGCACGGCGCCGACCCGCACCACGGCGTCTCCGAGCGTCGCATCGAAGCGGGCGACGTGGTGGTCATCGATATCGGCGGCCCCGTCGAGCCCGGCTACTACTCCGACTCCACCCGTACTTACGCGATGGGTGCACCCGATCCCGAGATCGCCGCCCGCATCGCCGTGCTCGAACGTGCCCAAGCCGCGTCCGTCGCCGCCGTCCGGCCCGGCGTCACTGCCGCCTCGGTCGACGCCGCGGGCCGAGACCTGTTGGTGGAAGCCGGTTTCGGCCCGAACTTCGTGCACCGCACCGGGCACGGGATCGGGCTCTCGGTGCACGAGGAGCCCTACATCATCGAGGGCAACGACCTCACCCTGCAGACCGGCATGGCCTTCAGCATCGAGCCCGGTATCTACTTCCGCGGCGCGTGGGGCGCTCGCATCGAAGACATCGTCGTGGTCACCGAGGACGGCTGCGAGTCGATGAACCAGCGCCCGCACGGCCTGACCATCCTGTAG
- a CDS encoding TetR/AcrR family transcriptional regulator yields MATKWGDRATRRRDILVAGRRLLTEKGYAALQMRDVARGAGISPGTVYTYFATKEALYATLYAERLEEFVGKVEPNCVAAEDLEELFVLVATEYLEMYRVYGRELNIWAVLAGEVDLSDESGAQLITAAARAYDLILHTVERLDLGDDPGMTVTVLWSVITGLADHFTSVRRYLHPHDWDETVRFTARKLIAGGGSSGSPGRAGRVTSDE; encoded by the coding sequence ATGGCCACCAAGTGGGGCGACCGCGCGACCCGGCGACGAGACATCCTCGTCGCGGGGCGGCGACTGCTGACCGAAAAGGGTTACGCGGCATTGCAGATGCGCGATGTCGCCCGGGGCGCGGGCATCAGCCCGGGCACGGTCTACACGTACTTCGCCACCAAGGAAGCGCTCTACGCGACCCTGTACGCCGAACGGCTCGAGGAATTCGTCGGCAAGGTCGAGCCGAACTGCGTGGCCGCCGAGGACCTAGAGGAGCTGTTCGTCCTCGTCGCGACCGAGTACCTGGAGATGTACCGGGTGTACGGGCGCGAACTCAATATCTGGGCCGTGCTGGCCGGCGAGGTCGATCTGAGCGACGAGTCCGGCGCGCAGTTGATCACCGCGGCGGCGCGCGCCTACGACCTGATCCTGCACACCGTCGAACGGCTGGACCTCGGAGACGACCCCGGCATGACCGTGACGGTCCTGTGGTCGGTCATCACCGGACTGGCCGACCACTTCACCAGCGTGCGGCGCTACCTGCACCCGCACGACTGGGACGAAACGGTCCGATTCACCGCCCGCAAACTGATCGCCGGGGGCGGGAGTTCGGGTTCGCCGGGACGGGCCGGGCGGGTAACGTCGGACGAATGA
- a CDS encoding lipase family protein encodes MRPPVPADRPGQLLSAEPMTAYLVPGVRMPGRAWRIRYTSTTATGGRTEVTGTVLVPHRRGRPDNPLIGYAVGTQGLADRCAASWQLARGVEYEAPFLAMALRRGWTLAVTDYPGLGTPGEHPYVIGHALGPAVLDCMRAARALPEAGLDPQGPAAIHGYSEGGCAAGWALQLQPTYAPDIPLAAGVVGAAPADLEAMIDRHEGGMFAFLLVYGLLGLHAAYPELDALSYLTGYGRAAATVLRRTHIVPAVPLGWLAPSKRIDRYVTRRPQDVPAIRARLRENRLGDLAPAAPVLLGSSTWEQITPHSQMIRLAADWASLGVPVTLHTMPYREHLTGALCLAPRAFRFLDHHLARPANPITQRIA; translated from the coding sequence ATGCGCCCACCGGTGCCCGCCGATCGCCCGGGACAGTTGCTGTCCGCCGAACCGATGACCGCCTACCTGGTGCCCGGCGTGCGAATGCCCGGGCGCGCCTGGCGGATTCGCTATACCTCCACCACCGCTACCGGCGGCCGCACCGAAGTCACGGGCACCGTCCTGGTGCCGCACCGACGCGGCCGGCCGGACAACCCGCTGATCGGATACGCGGTCGGTACCCAAGGACTCGCCGATCGGTGCGCGGCGTCCTGGCAACTCGCGCGCGGCGTGGAGTACGAAGCGCCCTTCCTGGCCATGGCTTTGCGGCGCGGCTGGACGTTGGCCGTCACGGACTATCCGGGCCTCGGCACCCCCGGCGAGCACCCGTACGTCATCGGCCACGCCCTCGGCCCGGCGGTGCTCGACTGCATGCGGGCTGCCCGCGCGCTCCCCGAGGCCGGGCTCGATCCGCAGGGTCCGGCGGCGATCCACGGCTACTCCGAGGGTGGCTGCGCCGCCGGCTGGGCACTGCAACTGCAACCGACGTACGCGCCCGACATCCCTTTGGCCGCAGGCGTTGTCGGCGCCGCGCCCGCCGATCTGGAGGCGATGATCGACCGGCACGAGGGCGGTATGTTCGCCTTCCTGCTCGTGTACGGCCTCCTCGGCCTGCACGCCGCCTATCCGGAACTCGACGCGTTGTCCTATCTCACCGGGTACGGCCGTGCCGCCGCCACGGTGTTGCGCCGCACGCATATCGTGCCCGCCGTCCCGCTCGGCTGGCTCGCGCCCAGCAAACGCATCGACCGCTACGTCACCCGGCGGCCGCAGGATGTCCCCGCGATCCGGGCCCGGCTGCGGGAGAACCGGCTCGGCGACCTCGCCCCCGCCGCCCCGGTCCTCCTCGGCTCGAGCACGTGGGAACAGATCACCCCGCACAGTCAGATGATCCGGTTGGCCGCCGACTGGGCGTCGCTCGGCGTGCCCGTCACCCTGCACACCATGCCCTATCGCGAGCATCTCACCGGCGCACTTTGCCTGGCGCCCAGAGCCTTCCGGTTTCTCGATCACCACCTCGCGCGGCCCGCGAACCCGATCACGCAACGCATCGCCTGA
- a CDS encoding AMP-binding protein encodes MSLLRSGSAVAAAFVRSRVVWPVGPASAARMGAAVLRNGLNPAVLLAISAARWPDRTAVVDERGMLTYAELSELADAIAGGLRADHGIGPGAAVAVLCRNSRYYAAGLFGVLATGADVVLLNTGFAAETLARSLTGQAVAAVLCDAEFVPVVRAAGYEGPVVICYAEQEAAGDSVDSLMRRGLRAPVRVPAGRLVILTSGTTGTPKGVPRDPAASAVVGTATSLLRRTGLRTGAGIAVEIPLFHGFGLGVLLLGIALGGKLILRRHFDAAATLAAVPEHRVRMLAVVPVMLQRILAVPAADRERFDRSSLTVVLCGAAPLRPALATEFIEAFDEVLYNGYGSSEVGIGSLATPADLRAAPGTVGRPVLGTEVRILDDAGRRVPAGVVGHVFVGSALGFTGYTGGGDKGRVDGLINSGDLGSLDAHGRLFLAGREDDMIVSGGENVYPQEVEDVVAAHPELCDVAVIGVDDDEFGQRLAAFAVPEPGSAPSVEDVREYLRHNVSRFQQPRDIRLVAEIPRNPSGKVDRPALRSLLLRPPG; translated from the coding sequence ATGAGTCTGCTGCGGTCCGGTTCGGCGGTAGCCGCCGCGTTCGTGCGGTCGCGGGTGGTGTGGCCGGTCGGTCCCGCGTCCGCTGCCCGGATGGGTGCCGCGGTCCTGCGCAACGGATTGAATCCCGCTGTGTTGCTCGCGATCTCGGCCGCTCGCTGGCCGGACCGCACCGCGGTCGTCGACGAGCGGGGCATGCTCACCTACGCCGAGTTGTCCGAGCTGGCCGACGCGATCGCGGGCGGGTTGCGGGCCGACCACGGTATCGGCCCGGGCGCCGCGGTGGCCGTGCTGTGCCGCAACAGCCGCTATTACGCGGCGGGACTGTTCGGTGTGCTGGCGACCGGCGCGGATGTCGTGCTGCTCAACACCGGTTTCGCCGCGGAGACGCTGGCCCGCTCGCTGACCGGGCAAGCCGTCGCCGCGGTGCTGTGCGACGCGGAGTTCGTGCCGGTCGTGCGCGCCGCGGGATACGAAGGCCCCGTGGTGATCTGCTACGCGGAGCAGGAGGCAGCAGGGGATTCGGTCGACTCCCTGATGCGTCGTGGTCTGCGCGCACCGGTGCGAGTTCCGGCCGGGCGCTTGGTGATTCTGACCTCCGGCACCACCGGCACGCCCAAGGGAGTGCCCCGCGACCCGGCGGCGTCGGCGGTCGTCGGCACGGCCACGAGTCTGTTGCGCCGCACCGGGTTGCGCACCGGGGCGGGTATCGCCGTGGAGATCCCGCTGTTCCACGGGTTCGGTCTCGGTGTGCTGCTGCTGGGCATCGCGCTGGGCGGCAAGCTGATCCTGCGGCGCCACTTCGACGCGGCCGCCACCTTGGCCGCGGTGCCCGAGCATCGGGTGCGGATGCTGGCGGTGGTCCCGGTCATGTTGCAGCGGATCCTCGCGGTCCCTGCGGCGGATCGCGAACGTTTCGATCGGTCGTCGCTGACCGTCGTACTTTGCGGGGCCGCGCCGTTGCGTCCCGCGCTGGCAACGGAATTCATCGAGGCGTTCGACGAGGTGCTGTACAACGGGTACGGCTCGTCCGAGGTGGGGATCGGTTCGCTGGCCACTCCGGCGGATCTGCGCGCCGCCCCGGGTACCGTCGGCCGACCGGTGCTCGGCACTGAGGTGCGCATCCTCGACGACGCGGGCCGCCGCGTGCCGGCGGGTGTGGTCGGGCATGTGTTCGTCGGCAGCGCACTGGGTTTCACCGGTTACACCGGCGGCGGAGACAAGGGCCGGGTCGACGGCCTGATCAACAGCGGTGACCTCGGTTCGCTCGACGCGCACGGACGCCTGTTCCTCGCGGGCCGCGAGGACGACATGATCGTGTCCGGCGGCGAGAACGTCTATCCGCAGGAGGTGGAGGATGTCGTCGCCGCGCATCCAGAGCTGTGTGACGTCGCGGTGATCGGGGTGGACGACGACGAATTCGGCCAGCGGCTCGCGGCGTTCGCGGTGCCCGAGCCCGGCAGTGCGCCGAGCGTCGAAGACGTCCGGGAATACCTCCGGCACAACGTGTCCCGGTTCCAGCAACCGCGCGATATCCGGCTCGTCGCCGAGATACCGCGCAATCCGTCCGGCAAGGTCGACCGTCCCGCATTGCGCTCGTTGCTGCTCCGGCCACCCGGCTGA